CTCTATCGCGAGCCCCCGAGGTTCCGCTGTCTGGCCGGCTATGCCACGGCCGCCGTCGACCCCGTGGGCATGGTCGCCCCGTGTTCCGACATGAAGGGCGTCGCCTCCGTGCGCGATATGCCGTTGGAGCAGATCTGGCGCGGCCGCGGTCTGCAGGAGGCGCGCCGCGCCGTCTGCCATTGCGACAGTCCGTGCTGGGACACGGCCAACGCGGAATTGAGCATCCGCTTACGTCCCGTATCGCTGGTGCGCGATTTCCTGCAGACTTGGAAAGACATGGGATTCTATTTCGGGAGGCGCGACGAATGAGTCCGCACGCGCGGACGCGCATCTGCGCGCGTGTCACGCGCTTGCATGAAGGAGACCGGGCAGCGGGTTTAACGGGGCAGGAACCGCCCGAGCAACTGGAGTGCCCGCCGCACATCGAGCACCCTGCGGCCGTTCCTGGACCGCAGAAGTTGAAGAACCTTGCGGGGTGAACCCAAGTAGTAGGTGAGGTACAACCGCCCCTGATAGCGGGTCAAGCCGCCGTCCGGGAAGGCGTCGTGTGTGATGGCACAGCCCATCTGTTTGGTATACTCGCGCCAATCGGTAGTCCTTACGCGGACGCCCCCCTCGGAGCGCTCAGCCATCTCACAGGCACGTGTTCCCGGAAACGGCACGAAAATCGCGAAATTGGCCAGCGTGGAATAAGGCCTGAGCCGGATGGCCAGCTGCCGGGTCTTTTCAAGGGATTGGGGGGTTTCATAGGGGAGCCCAATCACAAAGTCGAGTTCGGTCTCGATCCCGAGCCGATAGCAGGTCTTGATGGCGGCTTCGGCCTGGCCGGGGTCCGTGCCCTTACCGGATTGGCCCAGCAGGCAGGCGTCACCCGATTCGATGCCAAAATCGATGAAGGTGCATCCGGCTCGCTGCATCAGGGCCAGCAGCGGCTCATCCACGATATCCACGCGCGTCGACGTGCACCAGCGCATCCTTATGCCGCGGGAAAGAATGCCTTCGCATATTTCAGTGGCATGGCGTCGGCCGAGCGGCCACGACCCGTTACTCGAGAAATACCATTCCGGGACGGGATAGGCGCGCGCCAGGTATTCCAGTTCATCGAGCACTCTGGCCGGGGACTTGTACCGGACTTGGCGGTCATGAATCCGGAAGCAGAAGGAGCATGCAAACGGGCACCCCCGCAGGAACTCCACCGAAACCGGGGCTTGATAGCGGTGCAATGCGAAGAGGTCCCATGCAGGCAATGGCAAATCGTCGAGGGGCACGGTCTGCTCGTGCGGAGGCGTCGCCACCGGCTCGCCGTTTTCACCCCGGTAGGCGATGCCGCGAATCGCGTGCATGGGGCGGCCTCCAGCCAATTCGGCCATCGGGATTTCGCCTTCGCCGGCCACGGCAACATCGAAGGCATCGAACTCCTCCAGCGTCTGCGTGCTGAGCGCGGTCGCATGGGGACCGCCTATGACCGTCGTAATCGCGTGGTCGCGCCGCTTGATTGCTTCAGCGGCCGCCGCCGCGTCGCAAATCTCTTCCGTGATGGCCGTCATGCCGACATAGGCTGGTTTCAGCCCGGCGACACGTGCCGCGAGGGTTTCCGCCGTGTCTTTGTGCAACCGGGCGTCCAGGACGTGGACGTCACACCCCCTCTCGCGCAGGAACGCCGCGATGCTGGCCGTCCCCACTTGCGCGATCGACCATTGCCGTTCCATGCGGTCCCGGGGGCGGGAAACAACACAACTGTTGAGCAGGACCACACGCATGGCGGTATACTATACGGTGTGAAACAAGGGGTTTCAAGAAGGGAAACTGGAACGGATGGCAGACGCCGATGGCATGGTGCCAAGCGATCATCATTCGGGGAAACCCTGCGGTGACCGGACCGTGAACTGGGGGGGCTGCGCCGCGGTCTTGGCGCTGACGGGGCTGGGGCTGGCTTTGCGCTTGTACCGGCTGGAAGAGGTGTCG
The sequence above is drawn from the Candidatus Hydrogenedentota bacterium genome and encodes:
- a CDS encoding cobalamin-dependent protein (Presence of a B(12) (cobalamin)-binding domain implies dependence on cobalamin itself, in one of its several forms, or in some unusual lineages, dependence on a cobalamin-like analog.), which encodes MRVVLLNSCVVSRPRDRMERQWSIAQVGTASIAAFLRERGCDVHVLDARLHKDTAETLAARVAGLKPAYVGMTAITEEICDAAAAAEAIKRRDHAITTVIGGPHATALSTQTLEEFDAFDVAVAGEGEIPMAELAGGRPMHAIRGIAYRGENGEPVATPPHEQTVPLDDLPLPAWDLFALHRYQAPVSVEFLRGCPFACSFCFRIHDRQVRYKSPARVLDELEYLARAYPVPEWYFSSNGSWPLGRRHATEICEGILSRGIRMRWCTSTRVDIVDEPLLALMQRAGCTFIDFGIESGDACLLGQSGKGTDPGQAEAAIKTCYRLGIETELDFVIGLPYETPQSLEKTRQLAIRLRPYSTLANFAIFVPFPGTRACEMAERSEGGVRVRTTDWREYTKQMGCAITHDAFPDGGLTRYQGRLYLTYYLGSPRKVLQLLRSRNGRRVLDVRRALQLLGRFLPR